A single region of the Metarhizium brunneum chromosome 6, complete sequence genome encodes:
- the PSF1 gene encoding DNA replication complex GINS protein PSF1 has translation MYGDMGVKLVQHAKRTQNLAHLPPYQAELVRAVTREVRDLDKDVKDLLEPFQGSFDPSADQAVACTLLVNHLSMRRNKRCLLAYHRTRTDKLEELVWNGSDVVDLSGQQVRDSSAANGAPTAGEASTSSLSPQEEEYVRQYSDLLAAYKGQWTDIDLTGSLEPPRDLFIDVRVLKDAGEIQTEYGAITLTKNSQFYVRQGDVERLIAQGYLQKLG, from the exons ATGTACGGAGACATGGGAGTGAAACTG GTTCAACACGCCAAAAGGACTCAGAACCTCGCCCACCTACCGCCATATCAAGCCGAGCTCGTTCGTGCAGTGACAAGAGAAGTGAGAGATCTCGACAAAGACGTCAAAGACCTTCTTGAACCATTCCAGGGCTCCTTCGACCCGTCCGCAGATCAAGCCGTTGCTTGCACCCTGCTCGTGAACCACTTGTCAATGCGACGCAACAAACGCTGTCTGTTGGCATACCACAGAACACGGACCGACAAGCTGGAAGAGCTTGTGTGGAATGGGTCAGACGTTGTTGATCTCTCCGGTCAGCAAGTGCGCGACTCAAGTGCTGCAAACGGCGCTCCGACAGCTGGGGAGGCTTCGACGAGCAGTCTCAGCCCCCAAGAAGAGGAGTACGTGCGGCAATATAGCGACTTACTGGCTGCTTATAAGGGTCAATGGACGGATATCGACTTGACTGGCAGTTTGGAACCGCCGCGGGATTTGTTCATCGACGTACGGGTGCTCAAGGACGCTGGTGAGATCCAGACGGAGTACGG TGCTATTACATTGACGAAGAATAGCCAGTTCTATGTCCGGCAAGGCGATGTGGAGCGGTTGATTGCTCAGGGATATCTCCAGAAACTCGGCTGA
- the adrm1-a gene encoding Proteasomal ubiquitin receptor ADRM1-A, which produces MPIAPIITFKAGQCEVDDGSSRPLKVKPQPQPGYLYLYSEDDLIHFCWRKRDQTLDEPELDLVMVPTDGSFVPHEQNSNSEPTAKTNGRIFVLKFASSSQRYLFWMQSKPQSRDGNPSWFSPRDRKIGDIVNRLLQGEEVNVTSELASVRNVDDRDDDDDETMEDVEGTRGQHAHHGSGSGGAGPDATGGDVREEGEESREGGADGARAASSSAPDAAAAVRNFLESLRGQQGLSGGHQQQSDVPYPYLNHLLPTAITVPVIDSAAPEYIDSLLSFLPPSVIVLATGTAREESQKEPSAHAIEAAKASLSLDDKRSLLKKVLRSPQLHQALGVLTMALRDGGLPGVADALGIRVENGGYMQGSGMPLGGGQAVKVFVDGVRKTVQERRQ; this is translated from the exons ATGCCTATTGCCCCCATCATCACCTTCAAGGCTGGCCAATGCGAGGTTGAC GACGGCTCGTCACGGCCTCTCAAGGTTaagcctcagcctcagcctggGTATCTCTATCTATACTCTGAAGATG ACTTGATACATTTTTGTTGGCGCAAACGCGATCAGACTCTTGATGAGCCGGAACTTGATCTGGTCATGGTGCCAACTGATGGCAGCTTTGTCCCTCACGAACAAAACTCAAATTCCGAACCCACCGCAAAGACGAATGGCCGTATTTTTGTTCTGAAGTTTGCATCTTCGTCTCAGCGCTACCTGTTCTGGATGCAGTCAAAACCACAAAGTCGCGATGGGAACCCCAGCTGGTTTAGCCCCAGAGATCGTAAGATTGGCGACATTGTGAACAGACTGCTACAGGGTGAAGAGGTTAATGTGACGAGCGAGCTGGCTTCTGTCCGAAACGTCGACGAtcgagacgatgacgatgacgaaacCATGGAGGATGTCGAAGGCACGCGGGGTCaacatgcccatcatggTAGCGGGAGCGGCGGGGCCGGTCCTGATGCCACTGGAGGAGACGTCAGAGAAGAGGGCGAAGAGTCAAGAGAGGGTGGTGCTGATGGTGCCAGAGC GGCTTCCTCGTCAGCACCAGACGCCGCAGCAGCCGTGAGAAACTTCCTGGAATCTTTGAGAGGCCAGCAAGGACTTTCGGGGGGACACCAGCAACAGTCGGACGTGCCATATCCTTACCTCAATCATCTCTTGCCCACCGCAATCACAGTGCCAGTGATAGACAGCGCAGCACCTGAATACATTGATTCTTTGTTGAGCTTTCTGCCACCGTCTGTCATTGTCCTTGCCACTGGAACAGCTCGAGAAGAAAGCCAGAAGGAGCCATCAGCGCATGCTATtgaggcagccaaggcatcGCTCTCGTTGGACGACAAACGAAGCTTATTGAAGAAGGTTTTAAGAAGCCCTCAGCTTCACCAGGCCTTGGGGGTCTTAACCATGGCGTTGAGGGATGGCGGACTTCCCGGGGTTGCGGATGCCCTGGGCATTAGGGTTGAGAACGGTGGCTACATGCAGGGCAGCGGCATGCCGCTGGGAGGAGGCCAGGCAGTCAAGGTTTTTGTAGATGGCGTTAGAAAGACTGTTCAAGAGCGGAGGCAGTGA